In Acinetobacter piscicola, a single window of DNA contains:
- a CDS encoding RyR domain-containing protein gives MKISSIAAIAYSINVAYCASMGDEQLAWNDAPESVKKGIESGVEFHLNNPNITPEQSHEEWLRDKEANGWVYDEVKDINNKTHPNIVPYSELPPEQRAKDHLFKATVNLLKDLPDPEDYLELSNQLVKSQKLVMDNQKSTTVLTQKQVIGIGVRFIHKNRERFTDHLYGTGLTFERDVTVILPETTALKFLSHTEFERVDALENIDVSLVQDSMTKNLHQKQKEEREQEDIIFDEIEAIKGMRTKDAVKEYIKSRYGDEIKENLKLADLQALAIEKVHSFGVI, from the coding sequence TGCAGCAATTGCATACAGTATTAATGTGGCTTATTGTGCATCTATGGGTGATGAACAGCTAGCTTGGAATGATGCACCAGAAAGTGTTAAAAAAGGCATTGAGTCGGGAGTGGAGTTTCACCTAAATAATCCAAATATCACACCAGAACAATCTCACGAAGAATGGTTACGTGATAAAGAAGCCAATGGTTGGGTGTATGATGAGGTTAAGGATATTAATAATAAAACCCATCCAAATATTGTACCTTATAGTGAATTACCACCAGAACAACGTGCAAAAGACCATCTGTTTAAAGCTACAGTCAATTTGCTTAAAGACCTTCCTGATCCTGAGGATTATTTAGAGTTAAGCAACCAATTGGTGAAGTCTCAGAAATTAGTAATGGATAACCAAAAATCTACAACAGTGCTGACACAAAAGCAGGTGATTGGGATTGGAGTTCGTTTCATTCACAAAAACCGTGAACGTTTTACAGATCATTTATATGGCACAGGTTTGACTTTTGAGCGTGATGTAACAGTTATTCTTCCTGAAACTACAGCATTGAAATTCTTAAGCCATACCGAATTTGAACGTGTTGATGCTTTAGAAAATATCGATGTATCTTTGGTTCAAGATTCTATGACTAAAAATTTGCATCAAAAACAAAAAGAAGAACGTGAACAAGAAGATATTATCTTTGATGAAATTGAAGCCATCAAAGGAATGCGTACAAAGGATGCTGTTAAAGAGTACATCAAATCACGTTATGGCGATGAAATTAAGGAAAACCTTAAATTAGCTGATCTTCAAGCCCTTGCAATTGAGAAAGTACATAGCTTTGGAGTGATCTAA